Sequence from the Triplophysa rosa linkage group LG22, Trosa_1v2, whole genome shotgun sequence genome:
tttgttatttaaatgactGAGAAATCTATTCAGATGTATTTCTTGACAATGAGTCACAACATGCCTGACTTAAGTGTATTACTAAAAACTAGCGGTTTTGTTTCTCCACAGCTTCACGCTCGACTCAGGAGAAAGCAGGAGGAAATCTCGGCCCTGAGGGATGCGAACGCCCAGCTGAGAAAGCTAACTGAACAGGCTGAGCATTACTCAACCACACTTGATGTAAAGCATCTTTTACATCAAATGCACTTCGCATGACTTCTCCATAAAAATATAAGTAAATTGTCCAGGTTTTTAATGATCGTAAGTTATGTTCACCCTTCCGGAAAGTAAACAATAACACGCCTGTGAAACTTCAGCATCATTATGGCATCAAGATCTCCATATTTGTCGATGTCACACCCACACGTGACTATTTGTTGTTTCTACTTCATGTCTAGGTCTTCACAACATCGCACCATGTGACGACATCGACACCAAAAACAAATACCGAGATAACAGAGGGTCGTTCTACTGGATCACAACATGCCTGGATCTCTCTGCTGACACGAGAGGACCAATCCGAGCCGTCTTATACATCTTTAGCTGACTCGACCAGCACTGACCCGGCATCAGGAGTCAAGCGGCAGCTGTGGTCCAGCTGGAGCGATCTTCTCTGTGAAGAAGCTGGAGGAGATGATGCTGAAGACACAAGACCGGACTATGAGACAGACTGCAAGCGGCTCAGGCTCGATGATGAACTTGTGGAGCTGGACTTGGAGCAGCTTGAGGCTCAGCTGGACCAAAATGAATGGACTCCTCAACCGCTGGGAGAAGAGTCAGATCTGACTCCGAATGAGAGTTTGGAGGTTTCTTCGAAGCAGCAGGTCGCACCGGTCACAGAGAGGGTGAGCGTGTTTGGGGCTTTCCGTGGGCTTCGGGTAGTTACAGAAACCCCTTTCGTCAAATCGGATCTTGGGGAGACGAATGGTGTTTGCTTTAAGATCTCAATAAGAGAACACAGTACTGTAAAGACTAAGGTTTTCCCTCACGGAAAGGCATTTACAGCTCACACGCCAAGTGGTTCTTGTAGGTTCCTTTGGGTTCCTAGCGAGGACTGAACAGTCCTGTCATCTAAATCAGCATTCTTAAAGAGTTCACCTAatatagaagatattttgagaaatgtctcatgtggttttgtgtccgtataATGGTTATCAATaagggtcaatgttgtttggttaccaacattcttcaaaacatctttttgtgTTTGGCATGACATGAGGGTCCgtaaatgatttttgggtgaactattcctttgacTCATATGACACTCTTCAAGATGAAGAATAGACGAATAATGATGACATGCCTCACAGTTTTACAGGACACCAagtttaaataatacatttattaatgcaATGAATCCAGTGGTGCAAGACTGTAATGACACTATAAATAAGTTATATTTTGTAGCCTTTGTAAAGTTGCTGTGTGTGATTTCTGTGCCGCTAGCAGCaccaaactgtaaaaataatgacGATTCCTACATTttccattgtttggacaaacAGGAAGTCCCGACCTAAAGCCAAAGTACGTTTTAgcaagtcgtgccactcggtgggcatgtttgcaacgcctccgggcagctatttcagtcatagcaagaccacagtcctatctacttgaatgggagagacaaatatttcagaaacgctggcaaaaatcacagtTAAATAGCATCTTGATGAAAAACAGTTCAGTTTGGTTCCACCAGTGATGCAGAAATCACACACTTCTGTCTTAATATGTGCCTAAGTCAATCTGTAAATAAAGACAGCAATTTAtacattattgtttttgtgatgtcatcaaTGTAGTGAGAACATTCAGTATTAAAGGTCActtcaaaacatatttacacaaGTTTTTTCATCCAGGGTTAGGCACACCCCTTCATACCAGACTGAAGTATGTTGTGACCACCAGACATAAGGATGCTGGATTCAGCATTACTCAATGTGCTCTGTTAGCTCTCTGTGAAATATTGAGTCGCAAAGCCTTAACTGCATCCATGCTGAGCTGCAGACGGGCCTACAacgctgttttaaaaaaaaaaaagattaaaatgcACTGAATATTTCCTCCAGGAAATCACTGTATAACACTTGGTCCAATTCATTTCACTGTTTGTAAATTGTATGTCAACATGACATTCCTCCAGCTTTCTTACCAGGTTGTGCTCCTATTAGTATCGTATTAGGCTGTAGCCAGGCTCTACACTTGAATATAATGGATCGTCTAGAGGACGACAGacacaatatttatataaaatgaattgaCTAAACATGCAGAAAataatgtatatgtatgttGATATGCTGAAAATGTATTCTTACCTCCTGCAGTTGGTGGTGGAGGTACGCCCGCCCTCCTAGAATAAAAACACGGTATAAGGTCACGTTAAAAGtaagaaattcaaataacattcaaAGCAGATTTGTGGCTCCCAGCTGGAGTGTGAGGGGCAAGGGGTCACCTGATAGCTGTTGTAGCCGGTCGGGCAGGAGCTGTTCTCTGATTGTTGTAGAAGTTCTCGTATGCAATGGGT
This genomic interval carries:
- the mcidas gene encoding multicilin, whose protein sequence is MGYYFFSGFAIGLNFATIPYLYLQNDGEAPVNQSSTEDLLDFTAEECPSTDTHLLTFDIPDHRDLDTSLELNRQLHARLRRKQEEISALRDANAQLRKLTEQAEHYSTTLDVFTTSHHVTTSTPKTNTEITEGRSTGSQHAWISLLTREDQSEPSYTSLADSTSTDPASGVKRQLWSSWSDLLCEEAGGDDAEDTRPDYETDCKRLRLDDELVELDLEQLEAQLDQNEWTPQPLGEESDLTPNESLEVSSKQQVAPVTERVSVFGAFRGLRVVTETPFVKSDLGETNGVCFKISIREHSTVKTKVFPHGKAFTAHTPSGSCRFLWVPSED